The following nucleotide sequence is from Pochonia chlamydosporia 170 chromosome 4, whole genome shotgun sequence.
AAACATGTTGTTAACGTGGAATCCAGGGTGGGCGTAGTAGAAGGAGAGGAATCTATCCAGTGGCAGTTGTGTTCCCAGATAGTAATACTCGCGAGAGAGCATTTGCTCGCCCATTCCAGTTCCAATCTTGGTTGTGAAATTCAAAATcgagccaaagccaagatcACGGCCTTTTCCGCACTGGTAGTACTCGCAGTGCTTAATGCGTCCACCACGAAGGATAGCGTTCATTCCGGCAAAGATGTCTTCGTTTAAGTGCAAACCTTTTTGAGCTTTTGACACACCGCCACGCGTTGTCATAAAGATACCGTTGAGAAAGTCGGGATGGCCATAATGAAGCTTGCCTCCTATCTGGGCCAACGTTCGGGCAAACAAAGTACCAAAAGTTTGTTCCTTTCCGGCGGCAACATCTCCCAAAATACCAATATTTTCGGAGAAGATGTACTCTCGGGCACCAAGGATAGCAACGGGAGTTTTGGTTTCGTTTTTGACGCCAGGAGTATATGGCGAAGTGTTGTCTGTTTTCATTTCCTCGAACTCGGCAAGAACGCTGCGAATCTTCAGGCACTCTTCGAGATAGTTGTCTTGGTTGGCATCGATAAGCTGAATATATTCACCCCGGTAGAAGATCAATGCGTGGTTTTGGTTATCAGATTTACCATCACCCAACACAGGATTCCCCGAAAGTTGAATTCTGAACTTCGGCCGCCGCATTCCGTTTTCCATTATTTCAGAGTGACCATCGACGAGCGCTGAGTAAAGTCTTGGTTCGTCGCCCTCGGCCAGCGGAGGCTCTTCATCCAGATAAGCAATTTGAAGATCCGGGTAGGCACGAAGAAGAAATTCTgcattctccatctcctctttcTTGAATTTAGAATATCGCTGCATAGAAACGACGATTTTGAATTTTCGTCGGGCCATTCGCTCTAGTTCCCGTTCAAGCTTGTCCGAGTTGCCGCCAAACATTTGCACGACCTCTGGGTTTTCCACCCGGTAAAGAAGTTTTATGGCCCGGCTATAATTCATAAAGCCCGATATAGTGCGATATAGTGTCTGCGACCGAAGGGAGGCCCAAATACGAGTTCGCAGTGTATACTCTGGAGCTGATGATTTAAACCCGATACAGTAAAAGGGAAGGTCGTCAATTTTGCTCTTGGCTGTGTCCTTTTCATCCTTTTCCGGATCACCATTCATTTGCGCAGTTTCATCGGCCAGGATCTTAGTGTCCTTGACGAAACAATCCCATTCATGTGGATGCAGCTGCTTGAGGTACTCCAATAGTGTGACGCGCGAGTAGGGCTCATCCTCGCGAATGATTTCACGCAGAGACAGAAGAATTTTCTCGCTGTAATGGGGGATCATTACCGTAAAGGTCGGCATATTGTCAACAGGGAGAGGTTCAGGAATAGGTGTAGAAAGCGATTGCGCAAAGAACGAAATTCGGCGCTCTGCTTCGCTTTGGCTTGGAAAGAATTCAGTCTTGAAGGAATGGTCTTCTTGTGAGACGAAGAACGTAGGTGCTCGTAGTGTTCTTTTTCCTTCCTGTTCAGAGGGAACCTGGTGGTAAAGGAGCTTTTGCACATGGTCTATTGCCAATAGATGCTCGCGATACATTGAGATAACAATAGCGTTCCAGACTTGTGAAATCAGTACTTTTGGCTTGTACTTAATTTCCATGTCTGTTGTTGCTAAAACTTTGGAATATATGCGCTTAGGTAGCCGCGAGAATATGTTTCTCCATGGCGTCCATATGGAGGAACCAATATAAAAAGATCGGGCAATAGAAAAAATTGTGTTCAAAAGGACATAGAAGAGGTATGTatccaggaagaagaagatcaaaTCCGTGAAAGCCATTAGACCCAGCAGAATATACGTGTGTCGTGAGCAGAGCTCTTTCTTCAATATGGAGTCACCAACACATACAGGCTTAAAAATTGCCAAGTAGCGGATGACATCTCGGAAGGACAGAGTGAGATATACATATGACTCCCCAAACTTGGCTCCAAACACGGTCAGCCACAGACCGAAAGACATCGCCATGTCATTACCCTTTAATCGCGGCCAGCTGGCGGTGAATGTTTGACTGGCCACATACTGCCGAGAGTTCTTTGTAAGGTAACTGCCAAATAATCCGCCCAAAGGCATAActgagaagaacaaaaatGTAATCACTGCCACAATGAAGTTGACAATGCCGATAATGTAGTCAACGTCAACGCCACCTGCTTCTTTGATCTTAGTTGGAAAGACAAGAACTTTGGCAGCTGGTGcaacattgatgatgaaaatgaggagcaagaagagcagcCGCTTCGTCAGGTGCTGCGCACCGGCCCATCGACGAGGAACATATGCCCATTCAGCAAGAGTTGCTAGAACCTGAATGAGTGAGGCTATGCCTCCGCCAATAGACACGGCGGCGAGATGCCTAGATCCAGCTGGTTGCTGATTCAGTTGCTGCTGGTAGGCACTGCCGACGAGCAGCGTTGGCGCATTGTGGGCTGTGTAAAACCAAAACATGGTAAGATGGATGATCCAGATTCGGTTGAAATTGACGAGAAGATGGAACCATGATCTTGACTCTTTATATGTCTTAAAGAAACACTTCTTCCAATTAATTTCTTTAAGCTTTGTATAGCGCTCAGCAGGAGGGACATCCaccagcttgcttttgtccTGCAGGACAATACGCTCAATGCCTTCTGGGTACCAAAACAACTGGTTGCAGTCGTCGTACCCAATGATGTGCTTGTGGTCGCGTTCGCGGCGGACATACACACCATTAAGAATCTCATATCCTTGGTCCCGAACGTACTGATAGAGCGGTGTGATGACATCGTTTAAGTAAGTAAACTCGTCGACAGGTTCAACAAGTGCCTGACAAGCCGGTGAGTTGAGATAATCATCTGCACATTTGAAAATGAAACACAGGCACTCCGGCATGAATCGCACTTGATTAGCTTCGCCCCAACACAGGAGGTACAGCGCTATCTGTCGGACGCGATCATGTTGCGACATGCGGTTCATTCGAGTCTTCCAACGGAATTCGGCGGCCTCCAAGCTATCATCGCCTTCTAGGTCTTGGAGCGCGTCGGCTTCGTTGGCGTTCTCTTCcgcattcttctttttcttgctcttggccttgcgACGTAGGCcttttgttttgctgttggcgaaACCAACTGCATCATCTAAATCCAGATGAGCGGCAAAATACCATTTACGGTAGTTGGCGTTGTCGCCGCCGATGTAATCGGCGTGAAGTGAGAGTAATGCCTGGTTTGGCGTCATGCGAGAAGCACGGGAGTCGAGAAGAGTCATTAGATGGTCGTACATGTTCCTCATGCTATCTCGCTGGAAGCCGAACTTTCCTGTGAGGTCTAAAAAGATATCCTCAATCTCTTCCTTGGACAAGGGAATCTGAGCGTCAGATGTCCAGGCAGGGTACGGTTCTCTGGAGCGTTGGCCAGCCGGTAGCACATTGCCATAGTCCATTCCATAGTTGGGGGTCGATGCACCTGAGGAACGATTGCCCCCATACGAAATTTGAGACGAAGGGGGTCGATAGCCTCGTTGGCCATCTCCATAACTGTTGTAGCGTTCGTCTCCGCGGCCATAATAATCCATCTCAGCAGCACGAGCCATATCCGATCTCATGGTAAAGTCGCTAATTGTCTCCGAGTCTTCTTCAGAGCCGTGGCGACCAGAGGGGCCGCCGTAGCCTTGGTTATAATCCTGTTCATAGTAGCCACCCTGGCCGTTGTAATACTCGTCTTGATACTGGTCATGCCCATCGTAGTAGCCGCCGTCCTGATGATAAGGATTGTTGGGGTCGGCGTTATAGTAGCCACTTTTCGAAAGATCAACATCAGTTACAACGTATTTGGGTGGTTAGTGTTCTGACTTACGATTCATCATAATACCCATCTCCGGCTGGACCTGCATGACCCCCGCCGCGGGCATCATAGCCATTATCATAGTACTGATCATCTTGATAATACGAATCCGCATTGCCATGAGGGTTGCCGCCTTGATGGCCGTAGCCATCGTCATAGTGGTCGTTGTGACCACCTGGGTAGCCCGACATTGTTTCCAATTGTCGGTCTAAGCAATACGGGCCATATGGTGATTCCGTACGTGAAACCGTTAGGGGCTTATCGTCCAAACAGTCAATTTGGTTATAGAGAGCGCCTCAACAGGCCTGAACCGAACGTTAAGCGTTTGAGTGTAGTGTTTTGGAACAACGAATTGGCAGTGGCAAATGAACGTGCGAACGGCAAACGACAGATATAAAACAAACGAGTGGTGGTCTGAGAGAGATCAGcgagagaaagaaaaaagggAGAACAATCTTCTGCAGAATCACAGGCGAAGTCAGATGCCTGTTGTTCCCGTAGAGTGTGATGTGTTTGGAGGGCGAAAAGGAAGCGAGAGTGAATGAGAAAAATGGCCAGGTCAGGGAGGTCAAGGAAGGACAGCATTGCCAACGCTTCAGACAGGAGGGAACGTGTGGTTGGATAGATGGACGGGCCGGGTGGCTGACACTCCGCAGTGGATGAGACTTGTTCAAGAATGCCCCTCTGCACCAACCCTGGACGCTTGACCTTGCTGAGACTCAGGGCAAAAACCTTGGAAGGACTTAGTGGCAGGGGCAGAGGGAGTTGACAGTACGCGTTTTCGAGCCTGTGCATGTGTGCACGGCCAAAGTTAGTACAGCTACCCTCTGTAACTTGTACCCACTCGTATTTTAGTCCTTTTCATGAGTACTTTTTTGTAagactacctaggtacctagtaccCGGGCTCCCGACCCGCTATTGGTCACCTTGGTTCCTGGCACATTCTTTCGCCAACACCACTTCCCTCATTGATAACATGCGTGCCCCTGAAAAGTCTTTCATCTCCTCTGCCCCCTTTCTTTTCTGAATGTCGATGGAGGTTCCACTTGGACCCATGTCCGATCCCATGGAGCTCTGATTGTGAGCGATGAATTGGAGGTGCATAATCTTTTTGCTGACTGGCACTGGCAATGGACGTGATTGGCACAATCACTAGCCAACCTAACCAGGTACTGGGCACTTTTCATGTTGTGCAATCCGTTCTGTTTAATCAAGCTGGATGATCTAAAGCTCTTGTTACAATACTTCGTGAATGCACTTCGTGGAACAAGCGGCGGTTGTACTCCCAGTGCCATTTCCCCGATCTTCTCCCAATTTCTCCGTACAGCCTGTGGtataaaagaaaaagaaaaaaaaggcTATTTGTCCACGCCTACTGTAAGTATGCCAGACACTAACAGATCTCGATATGTCCTAGCACACGACGCGGTTTGTGATACCTttttgttcaaatacttttgaaACCACACTGTGTCTGCTCGAGTAATAATTGCAGACAATAATTGCAGACAATAAAAATGAGTTAAACACTTGCATTCACTACCTAGAGAGTGCTGGATAAGGCAATCCGATTTTAGGGGAAGCGGTTATTCGCCTATTGCTTAGGTCTTGGAGCATAGTTACACACTACCACTCTGAAGAGCTGAGATGTTTCGCGCTGATGTGTCCCGTGAGACGACTAGTGCCAACATATGCCAGGCAAGATCTTGCAAAGTAAGTAGTTTGTGTTACCTTCGTCAGCTTCTCGCAACAATACGcagaggtctggtcaagtggtgCCTCTGGGCAGGGGCATCTTTTGACAACCCGCGATCTGACAACTGATTCACTCGTCCACTTGCCGGGGATGGCATTGAGTTCGTCCTTCACCGTCTCCGATGGCTGCGATGTGCAGACCGGAAACCTCGCCAATGAGGCTCCTCGGTCGTCCTTTGAGCAGGTGTCGGGAAGCTTCAAGCGCAGTACTCCCAAGTTCAGGCAGCATACTTTGGGTGGTTTCTGCAGGGCGGAAAGCAGTTGATGCTGCGTCAACGCGGCGTAGATCAGGTTGGCGGGATCAATCTGATGGGTCTTGCTTGCATGCCAAGTGGAGACGGGGGCATCGATATGATCGTGGCAAAATACCGATGATGGGCAGAGGGCCAATGACAAAGCAATGGACACCATTTTTACTTCTCTTTGGCAATGCGAATATTGTGTTGTGGCCGCCGAGCGTAAGAAATAACTCTACTCCGACTTCTGATGAATTTGTACCCGGCTATATTCTAAATATTTGTCGGCGGTATTTGTTGCCTAGGTGTTTCCCTTGTGGCCGCGCTCATTAACTCGCCAATTTATgccgtggtggtgatggtgatatGCAGGCCAATATCTGCTTAACCATCGTCCATGACGAGACGATGACGGCGTAGCAGAGTTTTTAAGGCTTGTAAGCATAAACACTGTGCCATGATGCATAGGGAACCTACGGAGGTCCTTTACTTTAGGTAAGTAAGTCGGCATAGGGAACATTCCTGTAGCCCCCCAGGACTGTGGATTGTGATTCCATTAGCTCTGTGCATTGTGTGCCATATATTCTCGACTCTAAGATGCATCATCTTGTTGACAAGCCAAACAGTGCCAGCTCCTAGGTGAGAGTATTGTCACCAAGCGAGCTCGATTATTCCAGCGTGCCACCCATACGGAGTAGACCACGCGATATATGCAACATGCCCAGGTATTTTGTCTCCAGACGTTCcccttcttgctcttgggaATTACGGGCTCTCATATGGCACAAGAGACAACGCCACAATCGGAACACGTCCACCAGAGCTGTTGTGAGTCCTTACCTAATTACAATGGCGGTAATAGTACTCCATACTTGGCTCCATACATGGAACCCGTAGAATCAAATTTCGaatccttcaatgtttcagCTCCAATGCTTCGCCGACAGCGTAATTCTATTCATACTGGCTGACTTTGGCCCAGTTCATTTTCACACAAGGGGGCTGGTGTGGCGGCATGGCCGAGTTCAGGGGCAGCAAGCTTGCTGTGGAGTGTCAATTCCACATGTGCATGTCGTCAAACCCGCAGGCGCCGGCCCGTCCTACCTCGTGAACACTGGAAGCTGGCAGAAAATAAAATGCTTATCCAGCCAATGACGGCCTGCAATGGGTTACAAGAAAAGGGACAGGAGAAGCAGTGGCTTACTGAACCCAAAAGCATCATCCGACACCGCGTGAACCGCTGGTGCTGCATGAACAACAGCCGTCATTGCAGTTATCCTCAATCTCAGTCGAGTATGATTTGGAATATGGCTCCAACATATTGGGAGTGATGTTCGTCACTAGATTCTTTGATGCACGCCAAATATTCCAGCTCAAATTTTTAATAGATCAGACGATCAAGACCAATTGCAATTGGCGTAGTGCGTCTACTGACCATAGTTCATGACTCTTGTACCTCAATTCTGTGCATACAAGCAATAATGAGGAGTACATGTACCCTATGATGGAATCAACGCAGCTGCAACAAGACTATTCCCTACCAAGGAGACGCATCCACCAAAGAAACCCAGGCTATCACGTGCTGCCTTGTTGCCGTGACAACCGAGATAAATCAGCAATTGTAAGGTGTGTGGCTGCCAAGCCTTTGTGCCAGAATAGCACGTGTCCTATACATCATACTAGTACTTCATTACCTAGTAGTTGCTCATGTATGCAAAAGACACATTTCTAGTTGCCTCTTTCTTTTGATCGTTTGTTTGGCTCCCTTGTCCTTCCCCCCAGACTACCGCCGAGATGGCCTCCTTGGCTGATTATTGGCCTTCAAGCGACGATGAGCTAGCTCATCCAAACACAGTATCAAGACAAAAGGGCAGTAATGTGCAGGATCAATgcacatcttcaacttctcgTGTCTCTACCTTGAAGCAGCGAGACCTCATCCCTAAATCGGCCGTAGTGACACCAGTTCGTAAGGTGCGACGGCTGCGTAGCCGCGTTCAGGATACCAACAATCCGCTATTCCAACCGTGGAGTGCAGAAGATGACAATGGGACTCAATTCCGAACACAGAGCACCATGAGAGAATCCTTCGCAAAGTTGAGCCTAGATACAGATTTCAGCGGAGActcacctccaacaaccactCGTTCGAGTCGCATCACGGCAATTAGGCACATGTATCCCACACGAGGGGAAGCAGGTTGCCCGGCACCATCTAGAGGAAACACATTAACTCCATTAGCAACAAACAAGTCAGAGAATCGTAATGGGCCACGGAGCCAAGTGCctgatgttggcgatgatcaCACATTGTCTTGGGCTCGACCGTCATTACTGGAAGGAAACGGTTCGGACATAAAATCACCTCAGCACATGTCTCTGGAAACTCATATGGACAGTTTTGGAATCACTGACGCCACCGTTGATGGTCGGTCAGATTATTCGTACATTGACAGTCATGGTCACGACGATAACACTTCGAATGAAGCGGAATCTATCATGGAAGTGGCCATTCCCCATCCCGACAGTACGGCATCCATTTCTTCTCGAGCCCAACATCCGGTCACGTCAACATATCACAGAGAACCTAAGCGGAACAATGCCACTGGGCCGCTGCAACCCCTCAACAGAAATGTTCTGAGTCCAAACAGGCAATATATCCAGCAGTATAATGAGTCAACGCTATCAGAAAGTCAGTCGGCTGGGAAATATTTAAAATCACCTGATGATGAAAAGCAACTGTTCAGCAAGTTCGAACACATGCGACTATACTCTCGTGAGGTATCTGCTGGCGATGTTCCCAGAAGTCGTGACGACCTATCCGACTTTATcacaccaccaaccagccCCCAAGATACTCTGAACACTCCTCGCAGGCCAAAACCTGTTCCACAAACTCCGGATAATGCGGCTGCACCCTCGACGAGGAGCATTCGAGAGGCTACCAGAAATGGCATGAAGAGGAACTTCAAAGCAATAAGACAGTCCTTGGCTGAAAAGTTTCTTTTGGAATTAGACTCGAAAATTGCGAACGGCCAGGTTACCAAGTTATCAGAATCTACAGGGGGGGTGAAGATAAGGTGGACGAAAACTCTGCACACCACAGCCGGCCGAGCGGACTGGCGCCGCGAAGCCGTCCGAACCAAGCCTGATGATGTTACTGTTGACGAGAAATATCGACACCATGCCTCAATCGAACTGGCAGAAAAAGTTGTTGGCGACGAAAACAGGTTGCTTAACGTGCTAGCGCATGAATTCTGCCATTTGGCTACCTTTATGATTAGCGGCGTGACAACTAATCCCCACGGAAAGGAGTTCAAGTCCTGGGCTTCGAAGTGCTCGGCTGTCTTCAGCTGCAGGGGTGTTCAGGTAACTACAAAGCATTCGTACGAAATCGAGTTCAAGTACAAATGGGGGTGTGTTAAATGTGGAATGGAGTACCAGCGACATTCTAAAAGCATTGATACTCAACGTCACAGATGCGGATCTTGTAAGGGCTCTCTGGAACAAATCAGGCCTAAACGGCCAGACATTGTCACTGGCGATGGACGGCCGGCGGGTCAGAGCGAATATCAGCTATTTGTAAAACATCACATGAAGTCCGTGAAGGAAGCGAACCCCGGTGTTCCACAGCAGGGTATATTGGGGATCATCGCCAAAAACTGGGCTGAATTGAAGAAAGCGAAGGTCATTGACCATACATCAGGGGACGTGAGCCTTGGAGCACAGTTAGACGAGGCTGATGTTGTCACcaagctggtggttgatttAACACTCGAGGATAATTGAGCATGCAGGAAATGCCTTGTGTTGCATTTTAACTCAGTTGACGGTTGATGTTTGGGCATGTACAGTATGGATTTCAGGCATTATCATCACAAAGACTAGTATCAAAAACAAAGCTCAGAAGTAGCATACAAAGCTGACAACGAAGATTCACTGGCACACAGTGCCTTGCGGAAATGCTTTGCGTGTCGGATGTAACTCGGCTGCGGTCGAACACCTGCCACAtacagtctggtcctttttGGGTACAAATACCTAGCTCTGTCGACCTGTATGAGACACTCATGGCGCTCCCTGTGTGAGCTTCCCATGTGCAGAGAAACAATTATAGTGCAATTAGAGCAATACGCAAAGGCCCTTGACTGAACATTCGATATAACCAAAGCAACCTTTTAGGCCCTGTGTCTTTCTCGGGCTCACTGTCCACGTCATGACTCCCCAAAAAGTCCCCAGTCTTTAATCTTCAGCGTTTCCCAAATACGAGCCGAGTACTCCACGGCATCTCCAATTAGCTCGCCTTGCTTACCGAGCTCTAGGTCAACCTCGTCTTCGTTGTATTCCCCTTTGATGTGGGGAACATTGATTGTTATGAGGATATCAGATTTATGTTTCTCCAGCCGTAACAgtgtcatgatgatggctgtgaAGTCTGGCGGGGAGCTGTCTTTACGAGACTGTCCGATCTTAGGTGTTTGGGTCGCAATCAGCGTGTACGCTGGCGGTTTCGATCTGATTGAGTATTAGCAGGGTTGGACAAAATGCACAGGAGGGAACACAAGGACAACAAATGTTGGCTGGCGGATTGCACGACGTACTCAAGGCGCGTGAATTCGGTTTCTGCTGTATTCCAGATTTTCACTGTGTCGATATCTGAGCCGACCATGTCCTCAAGATGGATAGTCATGGCGCGACCATCTATCTCTGGTCCGTGTCCAGCCTCACCGACTCGTTCTGTAATGTCGAAGATGATGCTTGTGAAGCCGCCTTTGTCGATCCACACCTCCTGATTATCTGGAACCTGCCGCAGCTTACTATTCAGGGTGTTAGAATCTTGTCGCTTTGAAACAAAGGGCAAAATTGGGCCACAGCCATCGACGTTTATTCCTCTCTCATATGTGACTCACCTGACATCGGCAAACTTTTCTGGTATATCGCAAACCATCGCCCCTCCATACAGGGGGGTTCCATGGTATCTCGGCATGTTCGTTTCGTGGATAGCTACGGATGACTTTTTGCGATTGTCGAGATTGGTGCGCCAGATAGCGGCATGTGTGTAGGGGCACGATAGCTTTTATGTTCCTTTTCGTCGAGAGTGTTGCGCTTACCGCAATGTTTGGCTCGGGTTGTcgcctacctaggtatttggGGGCGATTCGATACTCTTCCAGGCTACGCAGTTGTGTTATAATGTTCACTTTGTTGGTTGTTTCTACCCGGTGCTGTGTCAAGATTGAAGCCAAGCGCCAGCCCAGATGATATCCAAGGATACGCTGTTAGGACAGTGGGGTGGAGTTGGCAATGACGTGTGCGGTTTCCCCCTCCCTGCTACCCTACCCTATGTCGACTGTCAATGTTCAGGTCGCTAGTTTAGGAGTCAACAATCTATTTGTCGCCTTAAGTTGTTGCCAGGCCTGCGTAATCCGCTGAGATCGGCGCTATGAACTCTGGATGGGATCctcagatgtctggtggccatTGGGTAGCAGCCGACTGTTAGGTGATAAATGCACTAGTTGTATCCTATTTACGTTTTGGCTCTCCGACTGTGGTATTCGGGATCCGGGCAGGAGGAAGTTCCCATGGTGCAACGTGTGCAACCATGTCCCAGAGCAATGAACATGAAGCAACCTACGGCAAAACACTTGCAACGATATTCGGACAACACAATAATTCACTCCTAATCCACCAAGATAACTTTACCACAATAGTCCAAGCAGCGTCACCTCACACAACCATGCTCCATCTTGGGATGGGTTCCCCACACTGTGCTGCCTTCCAGTTTGTGGTTGAAAAGGAGGAGCTCTCCACCCGCAGCTCTTGCCAATCCCCCTCTCTCCTGCCAACTCACTTGTCCAAATATCCATCAACAAAAATATCAATTCACAATGTCCTGCATATTCTGTCGGATCATCAAAGGTAAGGAACTGACAAGGCTGATCGTGGGCGGGAGCACGCGCTGTCCAGAGTCACTTTTCTGTTGTATTAGGTCACATGCTGactcaccatcaaccaaaACCCCGTAGGCGAGATTCCCTGTCTGAAACTCTTCGAGAGTGACAAGACGCTTGCTTTCCTCGACATTG
It contains:
- a CDS encoding Ran-interacting protein Mog1 (similar to Metarhizium acridum CQMa 102 XP_007808026.1), whose product is MPRYHGTPLYGGAMVCDIPEKFADVSKLRQVPDNQEVWIDKGGFTSIIFDITERVGEAGHGPEIDGRAMTIHLEDMVGSDIDTVKIWNTAETEFTRLESKPPAYTLIATQTPKIGQSRKDSSPPDFTAIIMTLLRLEKHKSDILITINVPHIKGEYNEDEVDLELGKQGELIGDAVEYSARIWETLKIKDWGLFGES
- a CDS encoding 1,3-beta-glucan synthase component GLS2 (similar to Aspergillus terreus NIH2624 XP_001212456.1) is translated as MSGYPGGHNDHYDDGYGHQGGNPHGNADSYYQDDQYYDNGYDARGGGHAGPAGDGYYDESGYYNADPNNPYHQDGGYYDGHDQYQDEYYNGQGGYYEQDYNQGYGGPSGRHGSEEDSETISDFTMRSDMARAAEMDYYGRGDERYNSYGDGQRGYRPPSSQISYGGNRSSGASTPNYGMDYGNVLPAGQRSREPYPAWTSDAQIPLSKEEIEDIFLDLTGKFGFQRDSMRNMYDHLMTLLDSRASRMTPNQALLSLHADYIGGDNANYRKWYFAAHLDLDDAVGFANSKTKGLRRKAKSKKKKNAEENANEADALQDLEGDDSLEAAEFRWKTRMNRMSQHDRVRQIALYLLCWGEANQVRFMPECLCFIFKCADDYLNSPACQALVEPVDEFTYLNDVITPLYQYVRDQGYEILNGVYVRRERDHKHIIGYDDCNQLFWYPEGIERIVLQDKSKLVDVPPAERYTKLKEINWKKCFFKTYKESRSWFHLLVNFNRIWIIHLTMFWFYTAHNAPTLLVGSAYQQQLNQQPAGSRHLAAVSIGGGIASLIQVLATLAEWAYVPRRWAGAQHLTKRLLFLLLIFIINVAPAAKVLVFPTKIKEAGGVDVDYIIGIVNFIVAVITFLFFSVMPLGGLFGSYLTKNSRQYVASQTFTASWPRLKGNDMAMSFGLWLTVFGAKFGESYVYLTLSFRDVIRYLAIFKPVCVGDSILKKELCSRHTYILLGLMAFTDLIFFFLDTYLFYVLLNTIFSIARSFYIGSSIWTPWRNIFSRLPKRIYSKVLATTDMEIKYKPKVLISQVWNAIVISMYREHLLAIDHVQKLLYHQVPSEQEGKRTLRAPTFFVSQEDHSFKTEFFPSQSEAERRISFFAQSLSTPIPEPLPVDNMPTFTVMIPHYSEKILLSLREIIREDEPYSRVTLLEYLKQLHPHEWDCFVKDTKILADETAQMNGDPEKDEKDTAKSKIDDLPFYCIGFKSSAPEYTLRTRIWASLRSQTLYRTISGFMNYSRAIKLLYRVENPEVVQMFGGNSDKLERELERMARRKFKIVVSMQRYSKFKKEEMENAEFLLRAYPDLQIAYLDEEPPLAEGDEPRLYSALVDGHSEIMENGMRRPKFRIQLSGNPVLGDGKSDNQNHALIFYRGEYIQLIDANQDNYLEECLKIRSVLAEFEEMKTDNTSPYTPGVKNETKTPVAILGAREYIFSENIGILGDVAAGKEQTFGTLFARTLAQIGGKLHYGHPDFLNGIFMTTRGGVSKAQKGLHLNEDIFAGMNAILRGGRIKHCEYYQCGKGRDLGFGSILNFTTKIGTGMGEQMLSREYYYLGTQLPLDRFLSFYYAHPGFHVNNMFIMLSVQLFMLCLVNFGALRHETIACEYNPDKPPTDPLFPTGCANTDAVMNWVQRSIFSIFFVFFLSFVPLIVQELTERGVWRALVRFLKQFFSLSPFFEVFVCQIYANSVQQDLSFGGARYIGTGRGFATARIPFGVLYSRFAGPSIYFGARLLMMLLFATVTAWQAALTYFWITLLGLTISPFLYNPHQFAWNDFFIDYRDFLRWLSRGNSRSHGQSWIAFCRLSRTRITGYKRKALGEASAKLSADVPRAAIANIFFTEILTPLLQVVWTLIPYLYINAQTGVSEDNNSDISDAKTFTQPTSSLIRVLAIALAPIGINAGVLAAMFGMACCMGPLLSMCCKKFGSVLAAIAHALAAIFMLIMFEGMFFLEGLNFARTLAGMIAVISIQRFVFKLIVAVALTREMKTDQSNIAFWTGKWYSMGWHSLSQPGREFLCKITELSMFAADFILGHWLLFMMLPVILVPQVDKLHSMMLFWLKPSQQIRPPIYSMKQSKLRRRRVVRYAILYFVLLVVFVALIAGPVVLKKVVFKTKDLQKFYKQLQFGGMVLMQPNFLKNDNTQASSETGTANPSYTYPSGYRPSTATGDSATSTP
- a CDS encoding HMG box-containing protein (similar to Metarhizium robertsii ARSEF 23 XP_007820742.1), whose product is MASLADYWPSSDDELAHPNTVSRQKGSNVQDQCTSSTSRVSTLKQRDLIPKSAVVTPVRKVRRLRSRVQDTNNPLFQPWSAEDDNGTQFRTQSTMRESFAKLSLDTDFSGDSPPTTTRSSRITAIRHMYPTRGEAGCPAPSRGNTLTPLATNKSENRNGPRSQVPDVGDDHTLSWARPSLLEGNGSDIKSPQHMSLETHMDSFGITDATVDGRSDYSYIDSHGHDDNTSNEAESIMEVAIPHPDSTASISSRAQHPVTSTYHREPKRNNATGPLQPLNRNVLSPNRQYIQQYNESTLSESQSAGKYLKSPDDEKQLFSKFEHMRLYSREVSAGDVPRSRDDLSDFITPPTSPQDTLNTPRRPKPVPQTPDNAAAPSTRSIREATRNGMKRNFKAIRQSLAEKFLLELDSKIANGQVTKLSESTGGVKIRWTKTLHTTAGRADWRREAVRTKPDDVTVDEKYRHHASIELAEKVVGDENRLLNVLAHEFCHLATFMISGVTTNPHGKEFKSWASKCSAVFSCRGVQVTTKHSYEIEFKYKWGCVKCGMEYQRHSKSIDTQRHRCGSCKGSLEQIRPKRPDIVTGDGRPAGQSEYQLFVKHHMKSVKEANPGVPQQGILGIIAKNWAELKKAKVIDHTSGDVSLGAQLDEADVVTKLVVDLTLEDN